In Salvelinus sp. IW2-2015 linkage group LG23, ASM291031v2, whole genome shotgun sequence, a genomic segment contains:
- the LOC111951199 gene encoding rho guanine nucleotide exchange factor 15 has translation MIGSRLRPRAVVPPNPSNLKPLGPNIPNHFQTRNQNRPNPNQPPSGERSQERKQHQPPEGKVKRIVRKFSSQENEVMGQAGLETRTGVEAGAETVTGAKQGDGGVLGWTRTRTEAGQQADSNRGQTRARQADYDAIIMSPSVELSIIPPPVPLRKPRSGPHTQPTAQSVAVPLGQETDNHPCTLLTPGHGRGNRSAPDGSEVDEAPVCVAIESGQTTGSAATPSGHHGNTAQCQCICHLRRTGMKLVWVPLEEEEDNYLEVIGDEEKDKRGNEHQKRVVKEGKEEEEDDYIDVAGDEEKEKQGNEDQKRERKEVNEEMLGPFRADERGGKSQTGCQTETAAVFSEHREVRVHEVSENNSQRSFPSKHNTSSNAESSLALMICSQHSSHQHSSHQHSSHQHSSHTKQIRPPQNKTETYDEVTYEAMPMFDREEPHPPPPPPPRLMKPPLTHKTQHPSPPKDHLQRILLQSMSTPSRSGLLTSISKSDIQKSTPSPQTPPSISNGNSHQPILRPLPPLPVLHDLRLLPSPIMPRPPQLRPQIPMKPLPPNPEPSGPSCPRRRSSTDADVRDDWVTVDEEDIEEPQEQADRPRRISSDWGPLRLDEPLYQIYQAKSIKEAIQLQSISRSASRATVDLHMRLRGGGSLGAPMGQSSRARKGPAEVTLWQELPVVRDSGILERLSPEELQRQESMFEVLTSEASYLHSLNVLTDHFLMCRDLDDTLVIHDKKTLFSNILQVYEVSQRFLKDLLNRIDENILITDVCDIIHQYALYDFSVYIDYIRNQGYQERAYSSLMQTNNPFALVMRRLEESPLCRRLPFSSFLLLPFQRITRIKILVQNILKRTKEGTREENTASRALTSVSEIIKESNTQVGQMKQMEELIQVSNTLEFNKLKAVPIVSKARILEKRGELYELSKGASLFSARLKLTPIYLFLFNDLLIITCKKSSERYMVTDHTHRSLVQVQPTGFGAGAEDPGPKLEHSFCLLLLENHRGLACEHLLKAHSESDMHRWMAAFPSINDPNRKKEEVIYEDWDCPQVQCVEQYVAQQADELTMEPADIINVLRKTHEGWYKGMRLSDGEKGWFPSKSVVEITNEHRRRRNLQEQYRIAQAAANVTKN, from the exons ATGATCGGG TCCAGACTTCGACCCAGAGCCGTCGTTCCCCCAAATCCTTCCAACCTCAAACCCTTGGGGCCAAACATCCCAAACCACTTCCAGACCAGAAACCAGAACAGACCAAACCCGAACCAACCCCCATCAGGGGAGAGGAGCCAGGAGAGGAAACAACATCAACCACCGGAGGGGAAGGTGAAGAGGATTGTGCGTAAGTTCAGCAGCCAGGAGAATGAGGTGATGGGGCAGGCAGGACTAGAGACAAGAACAGGGGTAGAGGCAGGGGCAGAGACCGTGACTGGGGCAAAGCAGGGAGACGGTGGGGTGCTGGGGTGGACAAGGACAAGGACAGAGGCAGGACAGCAGGCAGACAgtaacagaggacagacaaggGCCCGGCAGGCCGACTATGATGCTATAATAATGAGCCCTTCTGTGGAACTCAGCATCATACCACCTCCGGTTCCATTGAGAAAGCCACGTTCTGGCCCTCACACACAACCTACAGCACAGAGTGTTGCCGTGCCCCTGGGGCAGGAGACAGACAACCATCCGTGCACCCTTCTCACACCTGGACATGGACGAGGAAACAGATCAG CTCCCGATGGTAGTGAGGTGGATGAAGCGCCTGTGTGTGTTGCCATTGAGAGCGGACAAACCACAGGCTCGGCAGCCACCCCTAGTGGTCACCATGGCAACACGGCACAGTGCCAGTGCATCTGTCACCTGAGGAGAACTGGCATGAAGTTAGTCTGGGTTCccctggaggaagaggaagataacTATTTAGAGGTGATAGGGGATGAAGAAAAAGACAAACGAGGAAATGAGCACCAGAAGAGGGTGGTgaaggaggggaaggaagaggaggaagatgactaCATAGACGTGGCAGGggatgaagagaaagaaaaacaaggGAATGaggaccagaagagagagaggaaggaggtgaaTGAAGAGATGTTGGGACCTTTCAGAGCAGATGAGCGAGGGGGGAAAAGTCAGACAGGGTGCCAGACAGAGACAGCTGCAGTGTTCAGTGAGCACAGAGAGGTCAGAGTTCACGAGGTCAGCGAGAATAACAGCCAGAGATCTTTCCCTTCAAAACATAACACATCATCCAATGCAGAATCTTCCCTGGCCCTGATGATCTGCTCACAGCACAGCTCACACCAGCACAGCTCACACCAGCACAGCTCACACCAGCACAGCTCACACACCAAGCAGATTAGACCCCCTCAAAACAAAACTGAGACATATGATGAGGTTACATATGAGGCCATGCCCATGTTTGACAGAGAAGAACCAcatccacccccacccccacccccacgccTGATGAAACCTCCACTGACACACAAGACGCAGCATCCCTCTCCTCCGAAGGATCATCTCCAAAGAATCCTTCTCCAGAGCATGTCCACTCCCTCTCGCTCTGGCCTACTAACCTCAATTTCAAAGTCAGACATCCAGAAGAGTACCCCTTCCCCTCagactcctccctccatctccaatGGCAACTCCCATCAGCCAATCCTGCGACCTCTGCCTCCACTTCCTGTTTTACATGATCTCCGCCTTCTCCCCAGCCCCATCATGCCCCGCCCTCCTCAACTCAGACCTCAGATTCCAATGAAACCTCTTCCTCCTAACCCTGAGCCCAGTGGCCCTAGCTGTCCCAGGCGACGCTCATCCACAG ATGCTGATGTTAGGGATGACTGGGTGACTGTGGACGAGGAGGACATAGAGGA GCCACAGGAACAGGCAGATCGTCCCAGGAGGATCTCCTCAGACTGGGGACCTTTGAGGCTGGACG AACCTCTGTACCAGATCTACCAGGCTAAGTCCATCAAGGAGGCGATCCAGCTCCAGAGCATCAGCCGGAGTGCCAGCAGGGCCACCGTGGACCTCCATATGAGGCTGAGGGGCGGTGGGTCCTTAGGGGCCCCTATGGGCCAGTCCTCCAGGGCCAGGAAGGGCCCCGCAGAG GTCACACTGTGGCAGGAGTTACCGGTGGTCAGAGACAGTGGGATCCTGGAGAGACTCAGTCCAGAGGAGCTGCAGAgacaggag AGCATGTTTGAAGTATTGACATCGGAAGCCTCGTACCTCCACTCACTGAACGTTCTCACTGATCACTTCCTAATGTGTCGGGACCTTGATGACACACTGGTGATCCATGACAAGAAGACCCTCTTCTCCAACATACTCCAAGTGTATGAGGTCAGCCAGAG GTTCCTGAAGGATCTTCTGAATAGGATCGATGAGAACATTCTGATAACTGATGTGTGTGACATCATCCACCAATACGCCCTGTACGACTTCTCAGTCTACATTGATTACATCCGTAACCAGGGTTACCAGGAGAGGGCCTACAGCTCCCTCAT GCAGACCAACAACCCGTTTGCGTTGGTGATGCGGAGGCTGGAGGAGTCTCCTCTATGTCGTcgtcttcccttctcctcctttctgctCCTTCCTTTCCAGAGGATCACACGCATCAAGATCCTTGTACAG AACATCCTGAAGAGGACTAAAGAGGGAACTAGGGAGGAGAACACTGCCTCTAGAGCCCTGACCTCCGTGTCTGAG ATCATCAAGGAGTCCAACACCCAGGTGGGCCAGATGAAGCAGATGGAGGAACTCATACAAGTCAGTAACACACTGGAGTTCAACAAACTCAAG GCTGTTCCCATTGTCTCGAAGGCTCGCatcctggagaagagaggagagctatATGAGCTATCCAAGGGGGCCTCCCTCTTCAGTGCTCGTCTCAAACTCACCCCCATCTACCTCTTCCTCTTCAATGACCTACTCATCATCACATGCAAAAAGAG cTCAGAGCGCTATATGGTGACAGACCACACCCACCGCTCCCTGGTGCAGGTCCAGCCCACGGGGTTTGGGGCTGGAGCGGAGGACCCAGGGCCCAAGTTGGAGCACTCCTTCTGTCTGCTACTGCTGGAGAACCACCGAGGCCTGGCCTGTGAACACCTGCTGAAGGCCCATTCAGa gtcagATATGCACCGGTGGATGGCAGCATTCCCTTCCATAAATGACCCAAACAGAAAGAAGGAAGAGGTGATTTATGAGGACTGGG ATTGTCCCCAGGTGCAGTGTGTGGAACAATACGTTGCCCAGCAGGCTGATGAGCTCACCATGGAGCCTGCTGACATCATCAACGTGCTACGCAAGACCCATGAGG GTTGGTACAAGGGGATGCGTCTGTCTGACGGAGAGAAGGGTTGGTTCCCTAGCAAAAGCGTGGTGGAGATAACCAACGAGCATCGGAGGAGACGGAACCTTCAGGAGCAGTACCGCATCGCTCAAGCTGCAGCTAATGTCACAAAGAACTAA